TCACACATTATTTTTAGTAGTTCCTGTTAACTTTCTTTCTTCTTTAAACTTATAATAAGCTTTTCTCTAAGGAAATCATATGGACATTGGATCAAATTTTGATGGAAAATCAACATTGTTTAGGCTTTGGACTCCATACCACAAGGAGGTTTCTTTAGTTCTCTATAAGCAGGGAGAAAGGAAAGTAATAAAGATGGAATTAGAAGATGAAGAAAGAGGATACTTTTCACTTGAGGTCGATGAAGCAAAGCCGGGTGATAGGTACTCTTATTTAATAAGAGGGAAAGAGTATCCAGACCCGGCTTCAAGGTTTCAACCAGAAGGCGTTCACGGTAAGTCTGAAATTGTAGGAGAATTTTCTTGGGAAGATGAGGGTTGGAAAGGAATAGATTTTCCGATAATTTATGAACTTCACGTAGGGGCTTTCGGTGGAGATTTTGAAGGCGTAAAAAATAAGTTGGATTATCTGAAGGACCTGGGAGTTACAGCAATAGAGTTAATGCCAGTTCATCAATTTGCAGGTAAAAGAAATTGGGGCTACGACGGTGTATTGCTTTATGCTGTACAAAATAGTTATGGAGGACCTCAGAGGCTTAAGGAATTAGTAAATGAAGCGCATAAGAAAGGCTTAGGAGTTATTTTGGACGTCGTTTATAATCACGTAGGGCCGGAAGGTAACTATCTTTCAGTCTTTGGTCCTTATTTTTCCACTAGGTATAAAACTCCTTGGGGGCCTATTTTTAATTTCGACGAAGCCTACAGTGATGAAGTGAGGCACTACGTAGTACAGAACGCAGTTTATTGGATAAAAGAATATCATATCGATGGCCTTAGATTAGACGCAGTTCATAGCATATTTGATAATTCCCCTAAGCATATCTTAGAAGAAATAAGGGATGCCGTGAAAGAAGCTAACGGATTGGCAATAGCTGAAAGC
This genomic interval from Acidianus sp. HS-5 contains the following:
- the treZ gene encoding malto-oligosyltrehalose trehalohydrolase, which encodes MDIGSNFDGKSTLFRLWTPYHKEVSLVLYKQGERKVIKMELEDEERGYFSLEVDEAKPGDRYSYLIRGKEYPDPASRFQPEGVHGKSEIVGEFSWEDEGWKGIDFPIIYELHVGAFGGDFEGVKNKLDYLKDLGVTAIELMPVHQFAGKRNWGYDGVLLYAVQNSYGGPQRLKELVNEAHKKGLGVILDVVYNHVGPEGNYLSVFGPYFSTRYKTPWGPIFNFDEAYSDEVRHYVVQNAVYWIKEYHIDGLRLDAVHSIFDNSPKHILEEIRDAVKEANGLAIAESDLNDPKIILPKEKCGYCIDAQWSDDFHHSLHALLTGEKDSYYADFGRIDQLAKAMKDVFVYDGIYSNFRKKTHGKPVGNLTGNKFVIYSQNHDQVGNRKDGKRLISLVGEKTLIAPFLYILSPYIPMIFMGEEYGENNPFLFFTDFSDPEIIKGLREGRKKELGEYYYDPQDYSTFEKSKLSWNMNTKILSLYKELIKLRKELFSDFSRNIDVKIKDNCIIVRRKEKYLIIACFGDSVLNIKAKALITTGNMPLLLPNNVSYGAGIYEEI